TATCCGCGCGcgggtgcgcgtgcgtgcgtgtgttgttAAAACAGATCCTCCAGCTGCAGAAACAGGAAGCTACAAAACGAGGAAGTGGAGTGAGCCGAGCTCGGCTTGAAAGGGAAAGTAGAtgagggcagaggaggaggagaggtgagcaGTGCTAGGGAAGTGCTAGCTGCAGCTCTGCTGGACTACTGCTCTGTGgcaagaggggagagagaggggattaAAGCTCCTCGCAGGCCAGCAGGAAGGAAGGGGAGAAAGcacggtgagtgtgtgtgtgtgtgtgtgtgtgtgtgtgtgtttgctttctgtttgtatgcagtgtgtgaggCCCAGAGCATTTGCGTGCTGCAGGCTGGTACTGAGGGTTCAGCCTGTCAGagtaagtgtgcatgtgtgcgaaAGACTGTACTGGAAGTGGGGATGTCCACATCCTGCTGTGCGAATAGGCGGATGAAGCAGGAAGTTCTCGCTGCCTCGATGCCGTCCTGCAGTGGGGGCGAAGAGCAGGATGGAGAGGAATGTCGGACGAGAGCGAGCGAGGAGGGTCAGGAACTGCTGCCAGACTCCTGGAGGAGGGGCTGGAATCTCTGACTTTGGCTGAAGCTCATGTCAGTTCTCtcagtgagaatgtgtgtgtgttcttggtgTGTCTTTTTCAGTGTGCTCACGGTTTAAAtgtgagtagtggtgtgtgtttgtctctagGCTACACTGGGACAGCTGCAGGTCTTTGTTTACAATTTcagtttgtgcgtgtgtttgggggggggggtgttcaagTGAGAGAGTGATTTAGCACACGAGTCCCAGCACAACTGAGGAAAGTGAAGCTATGCTATACTAGTTCCATGTGTGGATGCGGTAGGCCCTGAGCTGGTGCTATTTTTACACTGCCCTTCATCCGCCTCTAGGCTCGCGACTTCCCGTCTCCACCCAGTGTTACCTTCCTCCGCCCGCTTCTGCTATGAACCCTCCTGGAGCATGCCAGGCTGGccgtgaggatgaggatggtcTGCCCCAGATGGATGGAACCTGTGACGCCTGCGAACCGGACGAAGCTCTGCCTGCCGCGCGCGTGTGCCCGCCTTGCCGCTTTGCCTTCTGCCCCGCCCACGCCGACGAGCACGAGCGTGCCACCCGACATCAGCTCCACCCCTACCGCCTGCCAGGTCCGCAAGCGGATGCCCCCGCCCGCCCCGACGAGCCCGCAAGCGAGGCGGGAGACTCCGGGGCTGCCGCGACCGGAGACGGAAAGCTGGAGGAGGCGGAGCGTCCGTGCGGGTCGGAGCTGGGGAAGAGGGACACGGTGACGGTGGAGAGGCTGAGGTGTAAGGAACACGGGCAGGAGGGCTCACTCTACTGCAAACAGGACGAGAAGAtcgtgtgcgtggtgtgtgcagtgcagggtGAGCATAGGGAGCATGAGATCATCACGCTCAGGGAGGCTTACAGGTGGCAGAAGGTGAGTGGGAGCTGAGGGGAGTACCGAGAACACACAcgtcaacaaacacacacacggtgaggcACAGCCCATGCACACTGATAGTTTTAGGACTGAAGAACTTTGCCGGGGTGAAATACATTTGCATGGggcatttgtttactttttttaaaaaaaaataataaataaataaataaataaataaataaataaaaataaacagtataGCTTAATCACACATCTTATGTTTATAGAAAATGTATGTTACATTTTCTCCTTCATCttactaattcaaataaatctaaatatgtagaaagtaaaaaaagaattatGGCATCAGCAGGTTTGTATTTGGTGCCTGGGACGGAATCTTATTTTGTTAACATTGACTTCCTGTCAGTCACTTGCTGAGCTGTTCCTCCACCCCGTTCCCGTCTGTTTGGTTAAGGAAACATGGCGGAATCTGGTTGGTGTCCTGCATTGCCACGTGTTTGTGGTGTAGGGGATGTAGTTGGGTGCAGAGTTAATGACTTCCCTCCTGGACAGATATGTAAGCACGATATGTATAATGCGCTCAACTGGCTGAGTAACAGACTtgcatacagagagagagggagagagagaaagggagggactACCTAAAGATGGGAGGCCCTGATGCATTTATGACGTGCGCACgataatatgttaatatattatatgCATACGTGTCAGAACATTCCACTTTTATCCTGGCACAATGATGCTGCACAAACATGGGCATTACAAACTTTGAAAGGGTCTGCACCAAGAAGAGATTGCTTGGCTAACATTAGACAATAAGTGTCTCCGGGGGAAAGGTGATGCTGTGTCATTATAATTTGCCAAGTGGGATAAATCAGTTCTAAGTAGTTCACTTTTGATAGTGGcatgttaaataatgaaatattctTAATAAACAGCTTACCTCATCGCTGGAAAGTAAAGTCATGACAGCTTTGCTCACACTAGAAAACTGGTAACTGAACTCTTGCTGAACACTGTTCATAGAGGCTTGCGTTCTGTTCATGGGTGGGAATGTAAGGcagaaaacaaaatggtttCCATGTTGTGTTCATCTACTTAAAAACTAGAGGTGGTGTTTCTTGAATCTTGACTAATGCACCTTTTAGTTAATagaagacattttatttttagaaccaCTACCAGTTACCGTGGTTGCATCCCATCCATTAAACGAAAAATCCAACATGAATAGCCCCTAAAACCTAATCAATAACATGGATTGGGATAGATGATTGTAGAATATCTATAGACAAGTGTGAATATACTGTGAactaaaatctctctctctctctttcacagagTAAAGAGGGTATAGATCTGCTAGCATGTACTCAAGAAATGGCAGAGAAAATCAAGACCAAATGGACAAGTCCAGATGTAAGTGGGTTACAGTGACttctattcattttttttgtttgaccaaatatttaatgtctgaatgttatATATGGAGTAGAGTATTCTTCTTAGGATATACCATCCTTACAGGATGTCTCGAAAGTAAGGAAACACCAACTACAATGGTTTTGCAATAGGAGACCTATTGGGTAGCATTGGTCGAAATCTTCTTCAATAACACGTGCTTCATTCTCCATAAATGAGGATGAGCTCTACACGTTCTGCTTGGGATAATTGCAATCCTTCATACCGTGCCTGTACAGAAGAAAAATCACTGTTTTCACACGAGTGAACACACTTACGTTGACATTAAATACACCGCTGTTTTTATGGCGGACTTCTCTACCAATTTGATGTGtgggtggttaaggtactggactagtaatcagaaggttgccagttcaagccccaccaccactaGGTTGTCACTGTTGGCAACCCTcaattaaccctcaattgctcagtttgtgttcagtcataattgtaagtcactggataaaagcttcagctaaatgctgtaaatgagtTCAAGATGGCTGCCATGTTGTTCACATGGCCTAACAGTTTCCCTCTTTCCCGATAGCTTGTGTCTAAAACTGGCTCATCATCTGccaaatcatttttgttttatatgggTGTTCTCTTACTTTTGAGACATCCTGTAGATCAAGACCCATCTCAGACTTCCAGGCCAGACCAATACTGCAAAATATCTgctcaaaaaaacccaaaaaccttGGGTCAATTTGGAAGAGAGACATTATCTCTGCTCCCTGAAAGTGAAGTCCTAGATTAGCCTGGCATACCCCTTGTATCACATTATGTAAGTTATcccatcacatcacaacacactgGAGGGCAGCGAAAGTAAGTTATTTAAATGCTCAAGATTCATTTGAACACTGTGTAAAAAGGCAGTATCACAACAGGGGAGGTACGTGTTCATTCAAGCCACACCATATTTAACCTCATCCTGTTTGCCATCGTGTATAATCGTGCACACTTGCCCACTTTACCAGCTGCAGGTCTGAGACACACAACTGCCCCGCTGGTTCTCACTGGGTTTACACACTCTAGCGGGCCAGTATATATGCTTTCACAGTGGAAAAACCACATATCTTTAGATGGtctatgaaaaataaattgcaaTCCATGTTTCCTGTCAGGTTTTATTGACTTTATCTGTGATATTGAGGATATACTGTGGCCATTGCAGGTAGTTCCAAAAATTCAATGCGATATTAATGCCAGCTTCTATTCAAATCATGTCctgaataaacataaaatatgcgAAGACAATTAGTTTTATCTGCATTTCTGAAGGCTTAAATGAGTTGCCTATTGGAAGGTTTTTAAGCCTAGTGCCAAACTGAACACAAGCAGTATATTTCTTGCGGCGAAATGCTTTGCTGtgattctaaatgatgaaacgCCATTCTAATAAGGTACATGCTGAAAACCAGGGAACCTGTCCTTTAATGGGGGCTGCTCACCTCGGCCATGTTGTGTATTAACTTGATTAAATATCAGTTCTGGCCCACGGCCTTCcgggacctttttttttttttttttttttttttttttttgctatttcgCCTTAGACTTTTCctcctacatctctctctctctctctctctctctctctctctctctctctctcgctctctctctctctcgctctctctctctctcgctctcgctctaaTTTCCCAATACCACAGAACATATGAGGGCATGGCCCAGTGTTTCTTTAATCTGGCCTATTCCTGGCCCGTTCACCTCAGCGTTGCGACCAGGGtgggtggtctgtgtgtgggaggagctaAGAACTGGCTGCCTACTCCAATTATGAATGACTACCATGGGAATTTCAGAACTCGTCTGATTTGCATTAGTGGCTGCCAGTGCTGTCTGAAATCGACAGTGAGGCAGCCTAGTGAGACATGCCAGATGCCTTATGGGGAATCTGCAGCTCTAGCACTGGGGCTGCTAATGTTGGGCTTTAGGGGTGAAGGAGCACAGATTGTTGACTCATTAGTCCGCTTGTTTACTTATGTGCCCTGCCTTAGATGTCATGTAGAAGCTCCATGTCTGCCAGTTTAGATTAATATATTCCAACAGGActctgtagtgtttttatatatatatatatatatatatatatatatatatgtatgtatgtatgtgtaattttataGGGCATAATGTTATTGTGGGGGAGCTGTGCACTAAGCGCCCCCCCAacactcttcctctgtctctccctccctttctggAAACCACAGACTCGATAATAAGCAGAACAACCTGCATTCCCAGTCTGCTTAACTTTTCTGTTATAGCACCATAAAGTCTGCTGGAGCCTTAACATTGCAATAGGAAGTGAGCAAGTGACTGCTTGTGGATTTTAGTGATCCCTGTCTGTCATAGTCTGTCTCAGCTCACCCTCTGCAGAACTCTCATTTAATTAGCTTGTGTAGTGTTGCCTCATAGTTTCTTCAGGTGCCATTATGCTACAGATACATGTAGGACTCAGGAACTGAAGTCATTATGTTAGCAGTCATTCATAAATTCTGCTTCCCCATTCACATTTTTGCTTGgggagaaaaaataaattaaattaaaaatctctcactctccctcccccccctcaaGTTAATGTGTCATTTTTGATCATCTGATTGTGACCACAGAGATGCACTAATAATGGAGGTAGAAAGCCATGCAGATTTGTCCTGAAAAAGCTCATTTAGAAGAGTGCCATTACTCTGGTCGAGGGTGACAAACGGATCAAAGCCATTTGCTTTTAATGCGCTGCTAATGCGTTCCTCCTATCGATGGCTCTTTGT
This region of Electrophorus electricus isolate fEleEle1 chromosome 2, fEleEle1.pri, whole genome shotgun sequence genomic DNA includes:
- the trim44 gene encoding tripartite motif-containing protein 44 — encoded protein: MNPPGACQAGREDEDGLPQMDGTCDACEPDEALPAARVCPPCRFAFCPAHADEHERATRHQLHPYRLPGPQADAPARPDEPASEAGDSGAAATGDGKLEEAERPCGSELGKRDTVTVERLRCKEHGQEGSLYCKQDEKIVCVVCAVQGEHREHEIITLREAYRWQKSKEGIDLLACTQEMAEKIKTKWTSPDASPAELEHYVNQQFDELHRLVRLEEWRVLHLVDLKEAFLTAQAAEKIAEISVHTERLQEEMDSITQQLGELDGAERNGLAPAALAPMLAGQPRPPLPPPLEPLPPMDLEARPRLPDHRRGPQDPPDYDDGGDSFMGHAP